A genomic stretch from Chitinophaga agri includes:
- a CDS encoding TolC family protein, translating into MRKIIITSLLSLVAFSSQAQQANGDLKELINRSFTYFPRFSELEQSVKTQEERVTLSRSYGLPNVAGSAGYRYSHPVSEMTIPINGELNTFKIMPNSNYNTGVNVSYVLWDFGVVKANVESAKRAVQYAKDNIEYNKSQMAYQVAVVYYQIVYLQKAIAIQDSVLAFLKANKEDTEVKLKHGDALKYDVLSIQSTIDQENNTRIDLENSLAKQYNLLQYTTGVNVSDGQAFDFPPATENKEGAFILAQQNNLEYTLLKDRVSQSEAGLEISKKAGLPSLTANASTGFANGYMPDLNQFRYNYAAGVTLSVPIYQGARARKQRQLAMSELKESQLAMATLNNIIQNDIKQAYTDIESNQSRLVNARQQVEEAKEAQKLAQSRYRNGTGTNLELTNASTNVQRAERSTLQYTYQLCLARLALASVLGTKYW; encoded by the coding sequence ATGAGAAAAATAATTATCACGTCGCTTTTATCGCTGGTGGCTTTCAGTAGCCAGGCGCAGCAGGCGAACGGCGATCTGAAAGAACTGATCAACAGATCCTTTACTTATTTCCCACGGTTCAGTGAACTGGAGCAGTCGGTAAAGACACAGGAAGAACGGGTGACGTTAAGCAGATCCTATGGCTTGCCGAATGTCGCCGGCAGTGCAGGTTACCGCTATTCGCATCCGGTATCAGAGATGACGATACCAATCAACGGAGAGCTGAACACCTTCAAGATCATGCCTAACAGTAATTATAATACAGGAGTGAATGTCAGTTATGTATTATGGGACTTTGGTGTGGTAAAAGCGAATGTGGAGAGTGCCAAACGTGCGGTGCAGTATGCGAAGGATAACATTGAATATAATAAGTCGCAGATGGCTTACCAGGTAGCGGTGGTGTATTACCAGATCGTTTATCTGCAAAAGGCTATCGCAATACAGGACAGTGTACTGGCCTTCCTGAAAGCGAATAAGGAAGATACAGAAGTGAAGCTGAAGCATGGCGATGCCTTGAAGTATGATGTGTTGTCTATACAATCTACTATTGATCAGGAGAACAATACGCGCATTGACCTGGAAAATTCACTGGCAAAGCAGTATAATCTGTTGCAGTATACAACAGGTGTGAATGTATCTGACGGACAGGCATTCGATTTCCCACCGGCTACCGAAAATAAAGAAGGGGCGTTCATACTTGCACAGCAGAATAACCTGGAATATACGCTGCTGAAAGACCGGGTCAGTCAGTCGGAAGCAGGACTCGAAATCAGTAAGAAAGCAGGGCTGCCATCACTCACTGCGAATGCCAGTACCGGCTTCGCCAATGGTTATATGCCTGATCTGAACCAGTTCCGTTATAACTATGCTGCGGGCGTGACGCTGAGTGTACCCATCTACCAGGGAGCAAGGGCCCGTAAGCAACGGCAGCTGGCAATGAGTGAACTGAAGGAGTCGCAGCTGGCCATGGCCACATTGAACAATATTATACAGAACGATATCAAACAGGCATATACAGACATTGAAAGTAATCAGTCCAGGTTGGTCAACGCAAGGCAGCAGGTAGAAGAAGCAAAAGAGGCACAGAAATTAGCGCAGAGCAGATACAGGAATGGCACAGGTACCAACCTGGAACTGACAAATGCGAGTACGAATGTACAACGGGCAGAAAGATCGACATTACAGTATACTTATCAGCTTTGTCTCGCGCGGCTGGCATTGGCGAGCGTGTTAGGGACAAAGTACTGGTAA